CTTTTAGTGCGTGATCACAAAGCTTTTGTTCTAAGGTTTCGCCATTTGCAATTTTAAAAACTACTTCATCAATCAGGTCTTGATCTTGTGGGGTTTGCTTTTTAAACTGCGTTCGATACTTCTTTGAAGTGGTAATC
The nucleotide sequence above comes from Campylobacter concisus. Encoded proteins:
- a CDS encoding type II toxin-antitoxin system YafQ family toxin → MLKITTSKKYRTQFKKQTPQDQDLIDEVVFKIANGETLEQKLCDHALKGKYSQYRECHIKPDLLLIYQIIDDVLELNLMQVGSHSELFSK